In the genome of Paramisgurnus dabryanus chromosome 16, PD_genome_1.1, whole genome shotgun sequence, the window GCTGTTCTCTTCTGCCTGAGCGACGACAAAAAGAAGATCATCATGGAGGAGGGCAATGAGATCCTGCAGGGCGATGAAGGAGATCCCTACCTCAAGTTTGTCAAAATGCTTCCTCCAAATGACTGCCGCTATGCTCTGTATGATGCCACATATGAGACTAAAGAGACTAAGAAGGAAGACCTGGTTTTTATTTTCTGGTAAGTTATTGATTTGTGTGTTCGCTTCAGTTTTACTGTACTGCTAGAAAAATATAGGAGTGCATTGACTTGTCCTCTATGTTGTTCAGGGCCCCAGAAAATGCCCCACTAAAAAGCAAGATGATCTACGCCAGTTCCAAGGATGCCATCAAGAAGAAGTTCACAGGTAATGCTGTCCATCAATGGTTTGTTTGTCTTATCAAATTGCAGGGAAGGTTTAGTTGtaacattttgtttgtttttcatagGCATCAAGCACGAGTGGCAAGTGAACGGTTTGGAAGATATCAAGGACCGAAAGACCCTTGCCGAGAAGC includes:
- the cfl1 gene encoding cofilin-1, giving the protein MASGVTVEESVLTIFNEMKVRKANACEEEKRNRKKAVLFCLSDDKKKIIMEEGNEILQGDEGDPYLKFVKMLPPNDCRYALYDATYETKETKKEDLVFIFWAPENAPLKSKMIYASSKDAIKKKFTGIKHEWQVNGLEDIKDRKTLAEKLGGSSVVSLEGVPLCD